Proteins from a single region of Geothrix sp. PMB-07:
- a CDS encoding LysR family transcriptional regulator, protein MDLGQLETFLVVAREKSFSRAAERLYRTQPAISLAIKRLEDELGETLLDRTTKGGTLTDAGATLLPMAQRMLDLRKQVLDTFGSLKGLQQGRLNIGANESVSEFLLPSVLLAYQQAHSSIRIQAYRQSSERIPTEVLERRLDIGFVSYDPLHPELQSEVILRDHMVLVVPPDHRLARKKEVSLEVLGKETFVAHNAITPTRNAIIDLFAKCDTPLRITMELGSLATIQDFVALGAGLAILPRMTVQGGVRQGKLVEVAVKELQVEKLIRIVTRREEAMSHAAKAFLQLIRTTDFTRSAAPPRRKKP, encoded by the coding sequence ATGGACCTGGGACAGCTGGAGACTTTCCTGGTGGTGGCGCGGGAGAAGAGCTTCTCGCGCGCCGCGGAACGCCTGTACCGCACCCAGCCAGCCATCAGCCTGGCCATCAAGCGCCTGGAGGACGAGCTGGGCGAGACGCTGCTGGATCGCACCACCAAGGGCGGCACGCTGACCGACGCAGGCGCCACGCTGCTGCCCATGGCCCAGCGCATGCTCGACCTGCGCAAGCAGGTGCTCGATACCTTCGGTTCGCTGAAGGGCCTGCAGCAGGGCCGCCTCAACATCGGGGCCAACGAAAGCGTGTCGGAATTCCTGCTGCCCAGCGTCCTGCTGGCCTACCAGCAGGCCCACTCATCCATTCGCATTCAGGCCTACCGCCAAAGCTCCGAGCGCATCCCCACCGAGGTACTGGAGCGCCGTCTCGACATCGGCTTCGTCTCCTACGACCCCCTGCATCCTGAACTCCAAAGCGAAGTCATCCTGCGCGACCACATGGTGCTGGTGGTGCCGCCGGACCACCGCTTGGCCCGCAAGAAGGAAGTGAGCCTGGAGGTTCTGGGCAAGGAAACCTTCGTGGCGCACAACGCCATCACGCCCACCCGCAACGCCATCATCGATCTCTTCGCCAAGTGCGACACGCCCCTGCGCATCACCATGGAACTGGGCTCTCTGGCCACCATTCAGGACTTCGTGGCCCTGGGCGCCGGCCTCGCCATCCTGCCCCGCATGACCGTGCAAGGGGGCGTCCGCCAAGGCAAGTTGGTGGAGGTGGCCGTGAAGGAACTGCAGGTGGAAAAGCTCATCCGCATCGTCACCCGAAGGGAGGAGGCCATGTCCCACGCGGCCAAGGCCTTTCTCCAGCTCATCCGAACCACTGATTTCACCCGCAGCGCCGCTCCCCCCAGGAGGAAGAAACCATGA
- the leuC gene encoding 3-isopropylmalate dehydratase large subunit, with protein sequence MSPRTLYDKIWDEHLVATRTDGTSLLYIDRHLVHEVTSPQAFEGLREAKRSLRRPTAILSVADHNVPTLDREKGIADETCRLQVEALESNVKAYGVPYLPLLDERQGIVHVVGPEQGFTLPGTTIVCGDSHTSTHGAFGALAFGIGTSEVEHVMATQTLPQRKSKNLRVRFEGTLPPGLGAKDLALALIGRIGTAGGTGSVIEFTGDAVRSLSMEGRMTLCNMSIEAGARSGLIAPDDTTFAYLKGRPLAPQGELWAQALAHWHTLVSDAGAHFDSEVTIDVSSLAPQVTWGTSPQWVTDISGRVPDPETAATTEDRQAIQRALEYMDLKPGTRIADIPLQAVFIGSCTNGRIEDLREAAAVARGRKVASGIRALVVPGSGLVKRQAEAEGLDRIFLEAGFEWRQPGCSMCLGMNDDRLAEGVRCASTSNRNFEGRQGRGSRTHLVSPGMAAAAAVTGHFTDVRSLMGV encoded by the coding sequence ATGAGTCCCCGCACCCTCTACGACAAGATCTGGGATGAACACCTCGTCGCCACGCGCACCGATGGCACCAGCCTGCTCTACATCGACCGGCACCTGGTCCATGAGGTCACCAGCCCCCAGGCCTTCGAGGGCTTGCGGGAAGCGAAGCGTTCACTCCGCCGACCCACGGCCATTCTCTCCGTGGCGGATCACAACGTGCCGACTCTCGACCGCGAGAAGGGCATCGCCGACGAGACCTGCCGCCTGCAGGTGGAGGCGCTGGAGAGCAACGTGAAGGCCTACGGCGTGCCCTACCTGCCCCTGCTGGATGAACGCCAAGGCATCGTCCACGTGGTGGGGCCCGAACAGGGCTTCACCCTGCCCGGCACAACCATCGTCTGCGGCGACAGCCACACCAGCACCCACGGCGCCTTCGGAGCCCTGGCCTTCGGCATCGGCACCAGCGAGGTGGAGCACGTCATGGCCACCCAGACCCTGCCCCAGCGCAAGTCGAAGAACCTGCGCGTGCGCTTCGAGGGAACCCTGCCTCCGGGCCTCGGCGCCAAGGATCTCGCCTTGGCCCTCATTGGCCGCATCGGAACCGCGGGCGGCACGGGCAGCGTCATCGAATTCACTGGCGATGCCGTACGCTCCCTCTCCATGGAGGGCCGCATGACCCTCTGCAACATGAGCATCGAAGCGGGCGCCCGGTCGGGCCTCATCGCCCCCGACGACACCACCTTCGCCTACCTGAAGGGTCGCCCACTCGCGCCCCAGGGTGAGCTGTGGGCGCAGGCCCTGGCCCACTGGCACACGCTGGTGTCGGATGCAGGCGCCCACTTCGATTCAGAAGTGACCATCGATGTCTCGAGCCTGGCCCCCCAAGTCACCTGGGGCACCAGTCCCCAATGGGTGACCGACATCAGTGGCCGCGTGCCCGACCCCGAAACCGCAGCGACAACCGAAGATCGGCAGGCCATCCAGCGGGCGCTGGAATACATGGATCTGAAACCCGGCACCCGGATCGCAGACATCCCCTTACAGGCCGTGTTCATCGGCTCCTGCACCAATGGGCGCATCGAGGATCTCCGCGAGGCCGCCGCCGTGGCCAGGGGCCGCAAGGTGGCCTCCGGCATCCGCGCACTGGTGGTGCCTGGCTCAGGCTTGGTCAAGCGGCAGGCCGAGGCCGAGGGGCTGGACCGCATCTTCCTCGAGGCGGGCTTCGAGTGGCGCCAGCCCGGCTGCAGCATGTGCCTGGGCATGAACGATGACCGGCTGGCCGAGGGCGTGCGCTGCGCCAGCACCAGCAACCGCAATTTCGAGGGCCGCCAGGGACGGGGTAGTCGCACCCACCTCGTGAGCCCCGGCATGGCCGCCGCCGCCGCGGTGACCGGCCACTTCACCGATGTCCGCAGCCTGATGGGAGTTTGA
- the leuD gene encoding 3-isopropylmalate dehydratase small subunit, with product MEPFTTLTGTAAPLLRANIDTDLIIPKQFLKTLVRSGLGRNLFHEIRYDNAGVERPDFVLNQAPYRGASILLAGPNFGCGSSREHAPWALKDFGIRAILAPSFADIFFNNCFANGLLPLILPMEAIEALAEIKGPLTVDLPAQQVRGGDLCFAFAIEPARKAVLLEGLDEIKRTEANLEDIAAYESRRRLEAPWLEIQAH from the coding sequence ATGGAGCCCTTCACCACCCTCACCGGCACCGCCGCACCCCTGCTCCGCGCCAACATCGACACCGACCTCATCATCCCCAAGCAGTTCCTGAAGACGCTGGTGCGTTCAGGCCTGGGCCGGAACCTCTTCCACGAAATCCGATACGACAATGCGGGTGTAGAGCGTCCGGACTTCGTGCTCAACCAAGCGCCCTACCGTGGCGCTTCCATCCTGCTTGCTGGTCCCAATTTCGGGTGCGGCTCCAGCCGTGAGCACGCGCCCTGGGCCCTGAAGGATTTCGGCATCCGCGCCATCCTGGCCCCCAGCTTCGCCGACATCTTCTTCAACAACTGCTTCGCCAATGGTCTGCTCCCCCTCATCCTCCCCATGGAAGCCATCGAGGCCCTCGCCGAAATCAAAGGCCCGCTCACCGTGGATCTACCAGCCCAGCAGGTGCGCGGGGGCGACCTCTGTTTCGCCTTTGCCATCGAGCCCGCCCGCAAGGCCGTGTTGCTGGAGGGCCTCGATGAGATCAAGCGCACCGAGGCCAACCTGGAGGACATCGCTGCCTATGAGTCCCGTCGCCGTCTAGAGGCGCCCTGGTTGGAGATCCAGGCCCACTAG
- a CDS encoding YicC family protein: MKSMTAFAEIVRPLEAGQLRLTLRSVNSKTLDLSLRLPPALFPLEAGLRARVREAAQRGKLDLGIEVQDEPSLEPRMNRALLRAVAKSWQEDAEWLHLPPLTAEAFFRLPGAFQAPASDLAERLEGPVHEALSTLLGTWNEGRNREAERLRPFFADGLARLQALREKLKAEAEAQSAELPGLYRQRIEQILEEARLAGALPAERLLAEAGVLAERQDVREELIRLAAHLEDFAERLAKGRLEGKAVDVWCQEVLRELNTTGSKCKRIDMTRAVMEAKGVLDQIREQSANLE; this comes from the coding sequence ATGAAATCCATGACCGCTTTCGCCGAGATCGTCCGCCCCCTGGAGGCCGGACAGCTGCGGCTCACCCTTCGCAGTGTGAATTCGAAGACGCTGGACCTGAGCCTGCGGCTGCCGCCTGCCCTGTTCCCGTTGGAGGCGGGCCTTCGCGCGCGGGTTCGCGAGGCGGCCCAGCGCGGCAAGCTGGATCTGGGCATCGAGGTGCAGGACGAACCCTCGCTGGAACCGCGCATGAACCGGGCCCTGCTGCGGGCCGTGGCCAAGAGCTGGCAGGAGGATGCGGAATGGCTGCACCTGCCGCCGCTGACCGCCGAGGCTTTCTTCCGCCTACCTGGGGCCTTCCAGGCACCTGCCTCGGATCTGGCGGAACGGCTTGAAGGCCCTGTCCATGAGGCTCTGAGCACCTTGCTGGGGACCTGGAACGAAGGCCGCAACCGGGAGGCGGAGCGCCTCCGTCCCTTCTTCGCCGACGGACTGGCCCGGCTCCAGGCGCTGCGCGAAAAATTGAAGGCCGAGGCCGAAGCCCAATCCGCAGAGCTGCCCGGCCTCTATCGCCAGCGCATTGAACAGATTCTCGAGGAAGCCCGCCTCGCGGGGGCCCTTCCCGCGGAGCGGCTGCTGGCCGAAGCCGGAGTGTTGGCCGAGCGACAGGATGTGCGTGAGGAATTGATTCGTCTTGCCGCCCACCTCGAGGATTTCGCCGAGCGCCTCGCCAAGGGCCGCTTGGAAGGCAAGGCCGTGGACGTGTGGTGCCAGGAGGTGCTCCGCGAACTCAACACCACGGGCAGCAAGTGCAAGCGCATCGACATGACTCGCGCGGTCATGGAGGCGAAGGGTGTGCTGGACCAGATCCGCGAGCAGTCTGCCAATCTGGAATGA